Proteins found in one Deltaproteobacteria bacterium genomic segment:
- a CDS encoding 4'-phosphopantetheinyl transferase superfamily protein, producing MIFWHLEDSSRQLENSDEPPAYLLSEVECEFFRALRIPKRRRDWLLGRKTVKYLCIHYFSRQGKSFKPIQISVINAADGAPEVFNQDGERLPITVSLSHRDSIAVAALSAGLEVKLGIDLELCEKRPDGFASDFFTLSEVSLIEQANVAERDRLTTEVWSLKEAALKALRVGLRADTRSIEVEPRCEANTGWGLAKVKDRDGIINKAFVHDIGPYVVSVAWLDKSFVGAPIEEQELV from the coding sequence ATGATTTTTTGGCATCTGGAGGACTCTTCTCGTCAACTAGAAAATAGTGACGAGCCCCCAGCTTACTTGCTGTCAGAGGTAGAGTGTGAGTTTTTTAGGGCTTTACGCATACCTAAACGCCGTAGAGATTGGCTGTTGGGTAGAAAGACGGTAAAGTACTTATGTATTCATTATTTTTCACGGCAAGGAAAATCGTTTAAGCCAATACAAATTTCTGTAATTAATGCCGCAGATGGCGCGCCAGAGGTTTTTAATCAGGATGGTGAGCGTTTGCCAATTACAGTATCTCTTAGTCACCGTGATAGCATAGCAGTTGCAGCACTTAGTGCAGGATTAGAAGTTAAGTTGGGTATCGATCTCGAACTTTGTGAGAAGCGTCCAGATGGTTTTGCCTCTGATTTTTTTACTTTGTCTGAAGTTAGTTTAATTGAGCAAGCAAACGTAGCAGAGCGAGATCGATTAACAACTGAAGTATGGTCATTAAAAGAAGCAGCATTGAAAGCTTTGCGTGTTGGGCTTCGTGCTGACACTCGTAGTATTGAAGTTGAGCCACGATGTGAGGCTAATACTGGCTGGGGTTTAGCAAAAGTAAAAGACCGTGATGGTATTATTAATAAAGCTTTCGTGCATGATATTGGACCTTATGTAGTTTCGGTAGCATGGCTCGATAAGAGCTTTGTTGGTGCACCGATTGAGGAGCAAGAATTAGTATGA